CATGTTCATCTCTTCTTTGTGAAGCACAGCAGGTCCCTTGCAGCTGGGTATGAAAACAGCTCCTCTGAGCTTCCAGCTCCAGTGAAACAAATTAATAGAGCTAAAGACCTGACATGAGGAGCCCCGTgctctgttttcagttctgCCACTAGAAGGGCATGACAGGGTGTAAGGCATTCAATGTCTCGGTAAGTCGGTCTTCCCCAGATTTCATCAACTGATGAAGCCTGTTGATGACACACAGCTGGGATATGTAGTTAAGACAGAGGAGTGGTAGGACACTGCACAGGAGGAAAGCAAACTTGATAgagcagaaaaccagaaattgGGGCAAAGGTGTGAAGCACATAGTGCAAGATGGTGCCCCTGGGGACCAGAGCACAGAATCTTTTCTTACAAGCTGAGACCTCCACAGCTGAAGGCAACTGCTGGTCACTTGTTAGAACATGATGACATGATGTACAAGGCAAGAACTTGAGGGGAAAGAGCTTGAACTCAAGTTAAAGGACAACAGTACAGAAACatcaagaaaattattaaactaAAAGTgagaagagcaatgaggtcttctAGCAGAGGTAGTTGAGACATATTCTAAgctaatatttttcaaaaaatagtGCTTCATCAGTTTATGAAAATCAAATTCTAGTCCCATTATCCGGTTTTGAACAATTTTAGCTCCTGACTTGCAAACTGGTTATGAAACGGGAACTGTTTATTGCCTGTGGTAACAGAAATGTTGTTAAGTATTGCTTTGTAAATTTTACAGTGGCAAATTTACACTTAATTGTTTGAGTGAGCGCACATTAAACATGGAAGCAAAATACCATGTGCTGATGGATGAGTAACATAAAATGGAACTAACTGATCCAGTTTAATTGGCTGTAGTAAATAAAGCACAAATATTTGACAAAAACTAGTAGCAAGTTTGTTGGATCTATGATACTATTTCAGAAGTAGTAACCTACCTGGTGCCTTATTAGTTAAACACAGGGattacattaaaatacaaaagctttATCTTAGTAGTAGCATGCATTCACAGTTTTAGTCACCATAAGGTACTCAGTTACCTAATTACTACCCACTTTCACAGGTCTCATTTTTCCATTAGTGTTTCAGAAGCAATTGCAAAGTCATTTCTTGActtcattaatattatttttcctgttatttttcaaaCCAAATTCCATGATTTCTTTTCCAGACCTTACACAGTACTTCTGCCAAGAGCTCTTTTTCCAGGTGTGAATATATTTTGATACACATACAGAATTCAAGGAAATAAAGctacacagattttattttaattataagcACAAGGTCACAGGCTGAGCTTGttatactttaaaatacatatttcaacTAACTGCCAACCTACACTGCTGTTACCAAAAGGCATCTCAAACACTAAAGGGGAAGATGTTAACTTTCATCTACTATCATCTTTGAAATGTAGTCTCTGTAGCGAACAGTATTTGTTTCTGGATCTAGAGCAGTGGAGAGCATGTCCTCCATTTCTTCCTGAGTAAAGGGCTCACCTAAAAGATAAACAGAGATTAACACTTTGTTTTGATAGGTATTCTTCTCAGAAAATTACACCACTTCTACTTTTCAAGGATTTTCTTTTGCTCCCcacacagaggagaaaaggagcaaTGCTAAGGATCAGATTCCTTCACTTTCACGGCACACCAAGTGAGCTGGTCTAAGGGAAAGTAGACAGAGGACATGGATCTTCTGATCTTCTCATCTCCTTCTTGTTCACAGATGCCAAAAAAAGCCTGTTCTCCTCTGCCACAGTGATTTCAAAATAACCGTTTTTGTCAGAATGAATTTTTCTAATGTATACATTAGAATTATTTGCTCTCCTTTGGCTATACTTTCACTTGTATTTTCACTTCTATTTTTTAGGAACTTCAAAGCTGCGATGGCCTTACTGCATCCCTTGTTGAGAACAAGGTCCCCATCTGATAGGTCTTGCACAATGCCTGCACATCATTTTGTactggaggcaggcaggcatgAGTCAGCCACGCAAGAAAAGCAGGCTCTTCCAGAGATATTGAGGATTACATGATGCACAACCTAAATCTGGTCTTTGAATCTCCTTGTTTGCATACAGCACTAGAATTAAGATCAAGATAATGTAGGAATGAAGGGATACTGAAACTACCTGAAACATCTGGAAATCTAAACTACAGTTTTACaggaggacagaaaaaaagagttatATCCTTAGAAAGCACAGAGACAtgcacagaatcataaaatatcCACACAAGATTGTAATCTCTACCTTATAATGTCTGCAGCAAGGCAGATTAATGTTCTTACCATGCATTATTCACCAGTCAAATGTTCTAGTCTGCAGCCACTCATCATGGAAACAGTATTGTCTGAAGACAATGTATCTACTCCTGCAAGTTTTGGCATGCTGAACAAGGACCTCAAAGTGCTATACACACATGTAATGTTTGTTTACTTAAATACTGATATTACAAAAGTCATCTTACCTTCTTTGGTCAAATATTTGACCAGGTCCTCTTTAGTAATATATCCACATTTATTCTCATCCAaagtctttaaagaaaaagaataaaagttgTGATTTTAACTGTATTGAATCAAGAATCAGCAACTTCTTTGCAGCAATTAGGTACTTGAATATTTAGTTACAGACCTCAAATGCATGTAGAAGAACATCTTCTGGAATAGGCTGGTAGCTGAAACCATTGAATCAGAAAAGTTAAGTCATTGTCAGACTactaaaatattctgaaagaataaataatgagtgctaaaggaaggggaaaactTATTCTCTATGAGAATATACTAAGTTTGTCTATCAAACATTTAATTCCAACTTGACTTTTTGGAACTGTCCATGTCTTTACCTCTTACGTATTTTATTGTACTCCTGTTTAATTTTCCTTGTGCTAAGGAGCCAGATGAATGGCTTCTGCATGTCTGGACTGGCTGAACAGATTAGTAGGCATCAATAATAACTGAATCATTTCACATAGCCAATGTGCTGAGCAGAAGATGGCCAAATCAAGAAAGCAAAGTTTTGTCCAGGTACTCTCGTAACTAGGCAACGGATCACCTAGTGGATCTTTGATGGTCTGATGAACTAATAATGAGGAAAGGAAGCTGGTAGCTGTAAAAGAAAGGGTCTGGCACTATCAGTTTCAGCAAGACAGGAGAACTGGGCACGTGTGCGTGCATATGTGTGCCTGATTTCAGGGCTGAAAAGGAAACCCTGTGCAGCAAAGGAGACCTTACATATCCCAGCAGACTCTCACCAACCCCAGGAATACTAAAGAGAAGACGTTGAAGCCAGGGAGGTTTTAACTGCTTGATTGTTTCATCCAGACCCACCTCACTCTTTTACTATCTAAAAATCAAATTTGCTAAGAAGGGCCCATGTTTTTTGTGATTCAAATCTCATGTGCCCTTTGATAAGTGAACTACGGACACAGAGCCCTAAAAGACAGAGTGGGTCTTGACAAGCCTGCACTAGCCTGGGGAAAGCATGTGGTTTGGGttctttttgtgtatgtgtatgtttgTGTGGAGGGtgtgtggaggaggagaagagccCAGAGCAGCAAGATATCATTTTATGAAAGGGTGAACATCAGTGTGGAGCCAGAAAAGTGCCATGAAGGCCAGAGAAGACAAAGATGCAGGAACATGGGAAGGCAATGCAACTGCACTGGCACACCAGGAACCAGACACTGCTGGCTGGTCCATGTCCAGGCTCCAAGATTCTCAAATACAGCCCTAAGATGGAATCCGCTGGCTGTGGGTGCCGCCAGAGAGTTTTGGGAAACTCTGTAGCCATTTCACATGTAGAACTCCCTCCTACCAAAGACCCCCTGTGTATAAACTTCTCAATATTGGAAAAGACCAAGTCTCCCAAAACCCTTGGCTAccatctttaaaaagaaagataaatttcCTATAATGAATCTTGCTTCTAGTGCAAAATATCAAAATACTGTGTATATGCAAAGCTTTCTATGTATTTTGAATAACAATGTTTTTTGGCTTTTAGATCAGCAGTCTTTTAGAGTCCTAGTCATGTAACTACAGTCATTTAGAGACATGAATAAGAAGCTGATTTATACAACTCATTGAAAATATACTGTAACAGACTGTGCTGTTCAGTAACTGTAATTTCTGTGTTCAGAGGAAATAATGATTATTACCTTAACTTGCATATAAAAAATTTCAGAGATGCACAAAACATGTTGAATAGCAAGTTAATTCTGatccatattaaaaataaaaattctacaCACCATCACAATTCATTATTATAAGCTGCTATTATTTAAATTGTCTGTACAGCATCATTTCATGTTGACAAAGTAACTTTGAAACAAAAGCTATCATGGTAATGTAAACTGagtttaaataacaaaaaaaaaactgtaCTCCTTCCAGTAAATCTGTACACCTTCTGTATCTACTGTAAAATTACAGTTGATAATATTTACTTAGAATCAACTCTGTCAATCTACAATAAACTTCAGACACAGAAAATCCACTTTCCATTACCTTCTGTCAAGTAGTACTTTTGTCATCactggaagaaatttttccagATGAATGTATCCAGTTGGTGGTTCTTCTTCTACCTAAAAATAAACCATTAGTATGGCAGGTTATATGCCTCATTAccaaactaataaaaataaaaaataaaataaaaaaataaaaaaaaatttaaaaaccacagaaaattgGGGTGGTTCCTGCATTAAAATTACAGAGACTTTGAATATTTATATCAGGTTTTTAATACCACATGGCACCATAGCAGCTGAGTGAAATGCTTGTAATCAAATAGAAAGAAATTAGAGGAAGAAATAACGTCCCAGGCAAAATATAGGCCTGATATGCAGACACTTTTCAACAACTCAATATTGCCCTCTTGTGCTTAGGAACTATTCATGCAAAGGAACTGGATGCCTAGTAATTCATCTCATCTTACACAGTAACTCAGCAAAAGTTTAAACATTCAGACTGCATTCATACTAGTAAAGTCTAGCAGGAGCTGGAATATCCTCCGGGCAGGTTAATGTGGCCACCCATAACAGCAAGCCATTAGCATGTTTCCTGGCATGATTTTGCCCTGTGCCACCTAAAGCTCTCCCCAGGAGTCACCAGGCCTGGTGAGAACCTTAGGGACTGTTCTCCAACAGGGTGCTTTGTGCAACCACCTCACTTAAAGCATTTACCAGGGTAGACATGAGCTGTTCTGTGCCAGCTGGCTTCAACACCCAAGGATGTTTCTGGGCACATTTAGTGTGCTAGTTTGGACATAGCCCCAGTCTAGTACACCTCAAGGATGGAATTTGTTGCCGCCACAGGTTTCATAGCCAGAGAGAGTCATCTGGGGAAGGACCAGAGAGACAGGCAGAATGAGTCAGGGCAGTCTGAAACAGTCATAAGGCAGTCCATAAAatgctacattaaaaaaagcttcCCTTTCCAtcccaaataaatgaaaatattagtCCCAAAACATCAGGGACTTCTAGCAGCATTCTTGCTGCATTACTGTACCTTCACAGGAGATGAGCAACATGGTAAAAAATGCTCCATAACATTGGGGTGCATTCCTTCTCTGAAAATGTCAAGATTACGCCCAAAAGGAGCCCTTGTAATGGAGCTATCTTGCTCCTGTCTGTGTTGAAACTAAATGCCTGCCTTGTGGTATCACGTGGGGGCAGTGACACCTTGCCAGGCTCTTAGACACAGCTCAAATAGAAAGAAGACTAAATAGGCACTGATTTGAAATCTCCTGAGCCAGGAAAAGATGAAGTAAGAAATCTTTCTCTTGGGAGTTTGGTCAGAGCTGGGGTGATGCCAGGTGCTTAAATGGAGAGCTACAACTGCTGCTGCATACTGTTTTCCAGTGCTCTTGAAGGGTTTTGGTGCTAAAAGCAGGCAGCCACCACCTCTTGCTGCTTTAGAGTGGAAATTGGTTTGAAAAAGCACTTTTACCTGTCTGTTTGGTGAGGCTAGTGGAAGGAATCTTTAGCAAGGAAATTAAGCTGTTGCatgcttcatttaaaaatcaaaattatacCTTTTACCAAGATAAACAAATTATACCTTTTACCATTACAGAATCATTTGTTTTACTGCTTGCTTGATTGAAAAGATGTAACAAAATATCTGGCAAAACTTAACTTATTTTCAGTGACATAAGAGTTACCCAATACACTGAACATGTATCACAAATATTGAGATGTGTAAGTACACAGGATGTTTTAGGGAACATCTGTGCTTCAACTAGTATCCAGTCAGAAGtccacagagacagaaaaataaatatggtaTCTATTTATCAgaaatagatatatatatatctcataTTAATCTGAACAACCAAAAGCAAGGATACAAAACATCCATGAAGATGACAAGTTATTTAAACcatgtttcaaagcaaaaaaaaccccattagATCTGCTCATCCAAACTGTTGAAGGTCATGCTAATTTTCATACCAGAACTCACCAATACTGTCCACTTCAGAGCTCAATGTCACAAATACTTGTGAAAATGTCAGCCCTCACTGACAAATATCATACAGAACTGCCTCTTTTTGTTGGTGttctatttgtattttgtttgcaGAAAGCAGTCTGTGGAAGAAACATGGCCTTCCTCACAATGGACCTAGTCCTGGGAGGTGACGAACAACCTTAGCTTCCTCTGACCTGGAAAGAACAGCTTCCATTTCAGTGGCTCTACAGGCCCAGTAATATCTTGAACTGTTAAAATTAATCCTATTCTTTCTACCATCAGACAGATATGTGAGTAACTGAATATATTAACCTTGCCTAAGTCAGTAAGTATTCAGATTTGCAGGTATATGTATCCTCTTACTCTTACTCTTCCTCATGCTCATTCCTATTCTATACTTCATTTCCCATcaatgtttcccttttcctgtaATTCCTCCCCTTTTGACAGTGTCTGTGACAATAACAATATTTGCTTGTTAAAACTCTTGAGTTTTGTTCTTCTTCCTTTGGGTACATCTACAGGTCCCTTAACAAATGTACTGTAGCACCtatgttttgtatttctgctCTCACAGCCATACTATTATTGTCCATATAACACTTGGGGGCTTGAGTCaccaagaaacagaaacatcttcCAGAGTTATTCCAGGCAACTTATAAAAGAGCAGTGAACTGAATCTGGGATTTCAAACTTCAGGAATTGTAGTA
The Apus apus isolate bApuApu2 chromosome 3, bApuApu2.pri.cur, whole genome shotgun sequence genome window above contains:
- the EFCAB2 gene encoding dynein regulatory complex protein 8 produces the protein MAETEGSGGDRSVAELEKKIIEAFDVFDHECNKTVDVREIGSIVRSLGCFPTEAELHELLAKVEEEPPTGYIHLEKFLPVMTKVLLDRSYQPIPEDVLLHAFETLDENKCGYITKEDLVKYLTKEGEPFTQEEMEDMLSTALDPETNTVRYRDYISKMIVDES